In a single window of the Anaerocolumna cellulosilytica genome:
- a CDS encoding MogA/MoaB family molybdenum cofactor biosynthesis protein, with protein sequence MIRVGIITASDKGAVGERKDTSGEVIRELVEKQGWKVVEYAVVPDERNKIEAIMIDWCDTYKVDLLLTTGGTGFSKRDVTPEATLHIGERLVPGIAEAMRYFSLQITKRAMLSRGVSVIRKNTLLINLPGSPKGAKENLEVIIDALEHGVNILKGEASECGYEVN encoded by the coding sequence ATGATTCGAGTTGGAATAATTACAGCCAGTGATAAAGGTGCTGTTGGAGAACGTAAAGATACTAGCGGCGAAGTAATCAGGGAACTGGTTGAAAAGCAGGGCTGGAAGGTAGTAGAATATGCAGTTGTACCGGATGAGCGGAATAAAATAGAAGCCATAATGATTGATTGGTGTGATACTTATAAAGTTGACTTACTTTTAACTACCGGAGGAACAGGATTTTCAAAAAGAGATGTTACACCGGAGGCTACGTTACATATAGGAGAGCGGCTGGTTCCAGGAATTGCTGAGGCTATGCGCTATTTTAGTTTACAGATTACAAAGAGAGCAATGTTAAGTCGTGGAGTCTCGGTGATACGCAAGAACACTCTGCTTATAAACCTGCCGGGAAGTCCGAAAGGAGCAAAAGAAAACTTAGAAGTTATTATTGACGCTCTGGAGCACGGAGTTAATATATTAAAGGGTGAGGCTTCAGAGTGTGGTTACGAAGTAAATTAA
- a CDS encoding TraX family protein, with protein sequence MDSKQLKLLALSSMFFDHFIRIFPLSDIIYPLGNWCTSIGLYTMGTWLITWLPHMLIYFGRLAAPIFMFCIVQGFLHTKNIKKYLLRIFATAFLAQIPYILFELAENRMYGIQGSWTDVSMNILFTLGLGLLSLWSFTKCQQKGYTMLGISLIILSGILARLLRFEGSEGYILIIFMLYILRNSSLRKKILLFIPIVILSRYRLIFYTLANPEMLRVCFLNVFGPYLGLLVTCSYTHKKGNIHKLFQNFTYIFYPLHLFILAIIGYLRSPFT encoded by the coding sequence ATGGACAGTAAACAACTTAAACTGCTTGCACTAAGCTCCATGTTTTTTGATCATTTTATACGGATTTTTCCTTTGTCAGATATTATTTATCCTCTTGGTAACTGGTGTACATCAATCGGTCTGTATACTATGGGCACTTGGTTAATAACCTGGCTTCCTCATATGCTGATATATTTCGGAAGACTAGCAGCACCTATTTTTATGTTTTGTATCGTACAGGGCTTTTTGCATACCAAAAACATAAAAAAATACCTCCTGCGTATCTTCGCAACAGCCTTTCTGGCACAGATTCCATATATACTATTTGAATTAGCAGAAAATCGCATGTATGGAATACAAGGAAGTTGGACAGATGTTTCCATGAATATTCTGTTTACACTGGGTTTGGGGTTGCTATCTCTTTGGAGTTTTACCAAGTGTCAGCAAAAAGGGTATACAATGCTTGGCATTAGTTTGATTATATTGTCTGGTATCCTTGCACGGTTACTCCGGTTTGAAGGCAGTGAAGGGTATATATTAATTATTTTTATGCTCTATATACTCAGAAATAGCAGCCTGCGTAAAAAAATTCTGCTATTTATCCCTATTGTCATACTTTCACGCTATAGACTCATTTTCTATACCTTGGCAAACCCAGAAATGCTTCGAGTCTGCTTCCTGAATGTATTCGGCCCCTATCTCGGACTTCTGGTGACTTGTTCTTATACTCATAAAAAAGGAAACATACATAAGCTATTTCAGAATTTTACTTATATATTCTATCCACTTCACCTATTTATTTTAGCAATCATAGGATATCTTAGAAGTCCATTCACATAA
- a CDS encoding MOSC domain-containing protein gives MGRIIAVCISEKRGTEKKNIQKARFIENFGIEKDAHGGNWHRQVSLLGKEKIDAFNQLGAKVGDGAFGENLIVEGFDFKELPVGTILQCNDVILEMTQIGKECHAHCAIYNRVGDCIMPREGVFAKVLQGGEIAVGDEMILLSGGRE, from the coding sequence ATGGGCAGAATTATTGCTGTTTGCATCAGCGAAAAAAGAGGGACAGAAAAGAAGAATATACAAAAAGCTAGGTTTATTGAGAACTTTGGTATTGAAAAGGATGCACACGGAGGAAACTGGCACAGACAGGTCAGCCTTCTTGGTAAAGAAAAGATTGATGCCTTTAATCAGCTTGGAGCTAAGGTTGGTGACGGTGCTTTTGGTGAAAATCTCATTGTAGAGGGCTTTGATTTCAAAGAATTGCCGGTAGGTACCATACTTCAATGCAATGATGTTATTTTAGAAATGACTCAAATAGGCAAAGAGTGTCATGCTCATTGTGCAATTTACAATAGAGTCGGAGACTGTATTATGCCAAGAGAGGGCGTGTTTGCCAAAGTATTGCAGGGCGGTGAAATAGCAGTCGGAGATGAAATGATATTATTGTCTGGAGGCAGAGAATGA
- a CDS encoding arsenate reductase family protein, whose protein sequence is MLFLWYPKCSTCQRAKKWMDDKGIICELRDIKTNPPRYEELKEWYEISQLPLKRFFNTSGLIYKELGLKDKLNSMTEEEQLKLLATDGMLVKRPILITEKGVVPSFKEKQWEALL, encoded by the coding sequence ATGTTATTTTTGTGGTATCCAAAATGCAGTACCTGCCAACGAGCTAAAAAATGGATGGATGATAAAGGAATTATTTGCGAACTGCGTGATATAAAAACAAACCCGCCAAGGTATGAAGAACTAAAGGAATGGTATGAGATAAGCCAACTGCCTTTGAAACGATTTTTCAATACCAGCGGACTAATTTATAAAGAACTTGGCTTAAAAGATAAGCTTAACAGTATGACAGAGGAGGAGCAGTTAAAGTTATTAGCAACCGACGGTATGCTGGTAAAACGCCCCATTCTTATTACTGAAAAGGGCGTTGTTCCAAGCTTTAAAGAAAAGCAGTGGGAAGCACTGCTTTAA
- the moaA gene encoding GTP 3',8-cyclase MoaA: MIDQFKRNIDYIRISVTDRCNLRCIYCIPEGGVRLVPHESILTYEEWIRLCQYLAKLGIKKVKITGGEPLVRKNLPFLIGELTKIKGIEQVTLTTNGVLLKEQMKDIAKAGLNAVNVSLDTLSKGEFAALTRFDVLHQVLDGVEEALKYPSIRVKLNCVPLKSYNDKAGILNMASFAREHNLHVRFIEIMPLGYGREVIGYAEEEIKEFIGSEFGELIPFKEEIGNGPSHYYSLKGFQGKIGFISAVSHQFCDNCNRIRLTSEGFLKNCLQYASGVNLRELLRNGTSDSEIMEAIKSSIYGKPKRHTFDQTLKHIEQDKRIMSQIGG, translated from the coding sequence ATGATAGACCAATTTAAAAGAAATATTGACTATATTCGTATATCTGTGACAGACCGCTGTAATTTACGATGTATTTACTGTATACCAGAGGGGGGCGTGCGTCTTGTTCCTCATGAAAGTATATTGACTTATGAAGAATGGATTAGACTCTGTCAATATCTTGCAAAACTTGGTATAAAGAAGGTTAAAATTACGGGGGGAGAACCTCTGGTAAGAAAAAATCTGCCGTTTTTAATAGGGGAACTAACAAAGATAAAAGGCATTGAACAGGTTACCCTAACTACAAATGGTGTATTATTAAAAGAACAAATGAAGGATATTGCCAAGGCGGGGCTCAATGCAGTTAATGTTAGTCTGGACACACTAAGTAAAGGTGAGTTTGCAGCTTTGACCAGATTTGACGTACTGCATCAAGTATTAGACGGAGTTGAAGAAGCATTAAAGTATCCTTCTATAAGGGTTAAGTTAAATTGTGTTCCCTTAAAATCCTATAACGATAAAGCTGGAATACTTAATATGGCTTCTTTCGCAAGAGAACATAATCTACATGTCAGGTTTATTGAAATAATGCCGTTAGGATATGGAAGGGAAGTCATAGGATATGCGGAAGAAGAAATAAAAGAGTTTATTGGCAGTGAATTTGGTGAACTGATTCCCTTCAAAGAGGAAATTGGAAATGGTCCTTCCCATTATTATAGTTTAAAAGGTTTTCAAGGGAAAATAGGTTTTATTTCTGCGGTCAGCCATCAGTTTTGTGATAACTGTAACCGGATACGTTTAACCTCGGAAGGCTTCTTAAAAAACTGCTTGCAGTATGCATCAGGAGTAAATTTAAGAGAATTGTTAAGAAATGGTACCAGTGATAGTGAGATTATGGAAGCTATTAAATCCTCTATTTATGGTAAACCAAAGCGGCATACCTTTGACCAGACATTAAAACATATTGAACAAGACAAACGAATAATGTCTCAGATTGGTGGTTAG
- a CDS encoding M56 family metallopeptidase, whose amino-acid sequence MLHFGLNMPLFLMVLHGSIMILTVFLLRTLFKNHLPKFVFPVLWSLVLFRLLVPFSLSSPISTPVPDWHLNLLEAPTVYLVESTTTDTTDTTTEESVTYSFAESHDMVPSNWRLILLLVNGLGTVATAGILLCQKQRYTKKLNNSLLIEHNRSIQTILSEMNMEHILVFSNDEISSPLVCGLFNPRIYLPTGMDFQQIQLLHHILYHEIMHIKRKDNWLKTVMLIAVCLHWYNPLVWLMSKYLSSDLEAACDAAVLRQMDSTQRQSYAGSLLTMAIMGNRSSLLYSSFSKTEVERRIKNILTYKKLTTFTLLCSILFLLSSTIAFATGGQAPFSAYLSSFCGSTSSRWGVKAGLARDIALGEKAGNRADDVIFNVLDADATNDPEIIRTQVLTDLAKEFGVEKGAFKVVVTLCLSDEEVEREYVTQGITKGPDGFYVYQGETIRTYKDGMLGSVQTKEEGEVDVYVNRNRLGQISSVTVLRKGDSEFDQRSKEIERNHYQYKINTYETTSTAYENTAVEQYSVLETNQTGDLSYGQ is encoded by the coding sequence ATGCTGCATTTCGGATTAAACATGCCCTTATTCCTAATGGTACTACACGGAAGTATAATGATTTTAACGGTATTTTTGCTGCGCACTCTTTTTAAGAACCATTTACCTAAATTTGTTTTTCCGGTGCTTTGGAGTTTGGTGCTTTTTAGACTATTAGTTCCGTTTTCCTTATCTAGTCCTATTAGTACGCCTGTACCGGACTGGCATTTGAATCTTTTAGAAGCCCCTACTGTTTATCTTGTAGAAAGTACCACTACAGATACTACGGATACAACTACAGAAGAATCTGTAACATATAGCTTTGCTGAAAGCCATGATATGGTTCCGTCAAATTGGCGGTTAATTCTGTTACTAGTTAATGGTTTGGGAACCGTGGCAACAGCTGGTATCCTACTATGTCAAAAACAACGTTATACCAAAAAATTAAACAACAGTCTATTGATTGAACATAACCGATCAATTCAAACAATTCTTTCTGAAATGAATATGGAGCACATCCTTGTATTTTCGAATGATGAAATTTCTTCTCCTTTGGTCTGCGGTCTTTTTAACCCCCGCATCTACTTACCAACAGGTATGGATTTTCAACAAATTCAGCTCTTGCATCATATTCTTTATCACGAAATAATGCACATAAAACGCAAAGACAATTGGTTAAAAACCGTTATGCTGATTGCAGTATGTCTGCACTGGTACAATCCGTTGGTCTGGCTTATGTCTAAATATCTCTCCTCTGACCTAGAAGCGGCCTGTGATGCCGCGGTGTTACGCCAGATGGATTCGACACAGCGACAGAGTTATGCCGGAAGCCTGCTCACCATGGCAATAATGGGAAATCGTTCCTCGCTGCTTTACAGTTCTTTTTCCAAAACAGAGGTGGAACGGCGTATTAAAAATATTCTAACTTATAAAAAACTAACAACTTTCACACTTTTATGTTCCATACTTTTCTTGTTGAGCAGTACGATTGCCTTTGCCACCGGGGGACAAGCTCCCTTTTCTGCCTATCTAAGCAGCTTCTGTGGCAGTACTTCTTCCAGATGGGGTGTAAAAGCCGGACTTGCAAGAGATATTGCTTTGGGTGAAAAGGCAGGTAATCGTGCTGACGATGTAATTTTTAATGTACTGGACGCGGATGCCACCAATGATCCTGAAATCATAAGAACACAAGTACTGACGGACCTGGCAAAGGAATTCGGAGTTGAAAAAGGCGCCTTTAAAGTCGTTGTCACTCTTTGTCTAAGCGATGAAGAGGTTGAGCGGGAATATGTAACCCAAGGAATTACAAAAGGGCCTGACGGTTTTTATGTCTATCAGGGGGAAACCATACGAACATATAAGGATGGAATGCTCGGTTCTGTACAGACTAAGGAGGAGGGTGAAGTAGATGTCTACGTAAACCGCAACCGCCTGGGGCAGATTTCTTCTGTGACCGTCTTGAGAAAGGGCGATAGTGAATTCGACCAACGTTCAAAAGAAATCGAGCGCAATCACTACCAATATAAGATAAATACCTATGAAACAACAAGTACAGCGTATGAAAATACAGCGGTTGAACAATATTCTGTACTTGAGACAAACCAAACGGGAGATTTATCCTATGGACAGTAA
- the moaC gene encoding cyclic pyranopterin monophosphate synthase MoaC — MENSLNHFDTEGNAVMVDVSDKADTVRTAVAKGKIIVNEQVMKAMVEKRIKKGDVLGVARVAGIMAVKRTWELVPMCHPLMIQTCNIDFEIEEKNLSITAICTVKTQGKTGVEMEALTGVQITLLTIYDMCKALDKSMVMSEIHLAKKTGGKSGTFHFENKINESL; from the coding sequence ATGGAAAATTCTTTGAATCATTTCGATACAGAAGGTAATGCGGTCATGGTTGATGTATCAGATAAGGCGGACACAGTAAGGACAGCCGTAGCGAAAGGTAAGATTATAGTAAATGAACAGGTTATGAAGGCAATGGTTGAGAAGAGAATAAAAAAGGGTGATGTTTTAGGAGTTGCCAGAGTCGCAGGGATTATGGCGGTTAAAAGAACCTGGGAGCTGGTACCTATGTGTCATCCTCTTATGATACAAACATGTAATATTGATTTTGAGATTGAGGAAAAGAATCTTTCTATAACAGCAATTTGTACCGTCAAAACGCAAGGGAAAACTGGCGTTGAAATGGAAGCTTTAACAGGCGTACAGATTACCCTTTTAACGATATATGATATGTGTAAGGCATTAGATAAATCCATGGTAATGTCAGAAATCCATTTGGCAAAAAAAACAGGTGGTAAAAGCGGAACCTTTCACTTTGAGAATAAAATAAATGAATCTTTATAG
- a CDS encoding BlaI/MecI/CopY family transcriptional regulator, whose amino-acid sequence MNIKLFDSELKIMEVLWEQGNTPARDIVDVLTERIGWNKNTTYTVIKKCIDKGAIEREEPGFLCKPLVTRDEVQQSETEQLIEKMFGGSSELFFSAFLKNQGISEDEANRLAKLIKEAK is encoded by the coding sequence ATGAATATTAAGCTTTTTGATTCTGAACTCAAGATAATGGAGGTTTTATGGGAACAGGGTAATACACCCGCCCGGGATATTGTAGACGTATTGACAGAACGTATTGGCTGGAACAAAAACACTACCTATACAGTAATTAAAAAATGTATTGATAAAGGTGCAATTGAGCGAGAAGAACCCGGCTTTTTGTGCAAACCACTGGTAACCCGGGACGAAGTACAACAAAGTGAAACAGAACAATTAATTGAGAAAATGTTTGGTGGTTCCAGCGAGCTGTTCTTTTCTGCATTTTTAAAGAATCAGGGAATTTCTGAGGATGAAGCCAACAGGCTTGCTAAACTAATTAAGGAGGCGAAATAA
- a CDS encoding NAD-dependent protein deacylase — MSLTLVEQLKLWTDTSNSMVFFGGAGVSTESGIPDFRSVDGLYHQKYEFPPETILSRTFFKKNTAYFYRFYREKMIYLNAQPNITHTKLAELEQKGTLSCIITQNIDGLHQKAGSNKVLELHGSVHRNYCVNCFKEYGIDKILNTEGIPRCECYGVIKPDVVLYEESLQENIINKAIDAIKQADLLIIGGTSLSVYPAAGFIRYYQGNRLVLINRSETPYDSQANLAIKADLGQVFAALS, encoded by the coding sequence ATGAGCCTTACACTTGTAGAACAATTGAAATTATGGACAGATACAAGCAACAGCATGGTCTTTTTTGGCGGAGCCGGCGTATCTACTGAAAGCGGGATTCCTGATTTTCGAAGTGTAGATGGTCTTTACCATCAAAAGTATGAATTCCCTCCGGAAACTATATTAAGCCGTACTTTTTTTAAAAAGAACACTGCATATTTCTATCGGTTCTACCGAGAAAAAATGATCTATCTTAACGCCCAGCCTAATATAACTCATACTAAACTGGCAGAATTAGAGCAAAAGGGTACATTAAGCTGCATCATAACCCAAAATATTGATGGGCTTCATCAAAAAGCAGGCAGTAATAAAGTATTGGAACTTCATGGTAGTGTACATCGCAACTATTGCGTGAATTGCTTTAAAGAGTATGGAATTGATAAAATACTAAATACAGAAGGTATACCCAGATGTGAATGTTATGGTGTCATTAAGCCTGATGTTGTTTTGTACGAAGAATCTTTGCAGGAAAACATCATTAATAAAGCAATTGATGCAATTAAGCAGGCAGATTTACTGATAATTGGCGGAACCTCCTTATCTGTTTATCCGGCAGCTGGTTTTATCAGATATTATCAAGGAAATCGTCTGGTACTGATTAACAGGAGCGAAACACCATATGATTCACAGGCTAATCTGGCTATAAAAGCTGATTTGGGACAAGTATTTGCTGCCCTTTCATAA
- the larE gene encoding ATP-dependent sacrificial sulfur transferase LarE — protein sequence MDLQEKYALLQSNLKQLESVAIAFSGGVDSTFLLKAAYDALGDKVLAVTARSSTYPEREYKEAVAFTQKHGIPHEIIVSEELEVDGFSKNPVNRCYLCKNELFDKILDIAKEKGISYVAEGSNQDDLSDYRPGLQAIKEHGVVSPLRQAGLTKNEIRSLSKELDLPTWNKPAFACLSSRFPYGQEITKEKLEMVDKAEQLLLDKGFRQIRVRHHGEIARIEVGQEEITKFFDLELMKEIQERFKTFGFPYTALDLKGYRMGSMNETLA from the coding sequence ATGGACTTACAGGAAAAATACGCTTTGTTGCAATCCAATCTTAAACAATTAGAAAGTGTTGCCATAGCCTTTTCCGGAGGCGTGGATTCTACTTTTTTATTAAAAGCAGCCTATGATGCATTGGGTGATAAAGTATTAGCTGTTACAGCACGTTCCTCAACCTATCCGGAAAGAGAATATAAAGAAGCAGTCGCTTTTACCCAAAAGCATGGAATTCCTCATGAAATAATCGTTTCTGAAGAGTTAGAGGTGGATGGCTTCTCCAAGAATCCGGTTAACCGTTGCTATTTGTGTAAGAATGAATTATTTGATAAGATTCTTGATATAGCCAAAGAAAAGGGCATTTCCTATGTTGCAGAAGGCTCTAACCAGGATGATTTAAGCGACTACCGTCCCGGATTACAGGCAATTAAAGAGCACGGAGTTGTAAGCCCGCTGCGGCAAGCAGGCCTTACTAAAAATGAAATACGCTCTCTCTCCAAAGAATTAGACTTACCGACCTGGAATAAGCCAGCTTTCGCCTGTCTCTCCTCTAGATTTCCTTATGGACAGGAAATAACAAAAGAAAAACTTGAAATGGTGGATAAGGCAGAACAGCTTTTATTGGATAAAGGCTTTCGTCAGATAAGAGTAAGACATCATGGAGAAATAGCTAGAATTGAAGTTGGTCAGGAAGAAATCACAAAATTCTTTGACTTGGAACTTATGAAAGAAATTCAAGAACGTTTCAAAACCTTTGGTTTCCCTTATACGGCTCTTGATTTAAAGGGTTACCGTATGGGAAGTATGAATGAAACATTGGCATAG